Proteins encoded by one window of Dyella humicola:
- the gorA gene encoding glutathione-disulfide reductase, producing the protein MADSFDLIVLGGGSGGLAVAVRAARHGARVAMLEPGALGGTCVNVGCVPKKALWYAAQLAHEQRLAVDYGFACTPGPLDWEHFRQLRQNYIDGIRHRYAARLADAGIQLLAESGRFVSADTVATSSGNELRATQIVIATGARPRRLEVSGFDLGLVSDDIFALRTLPRRIAVIGGGYIAVEFAGLLCALGSEVSLHVRSSLLTGFDAELVDALEQRMLGQGIAITHGVHVAGLHRANDGIVLDDAVNGECGPYDAVLWAVGRVPNSERLDLDAAGVRVDDEGHVIADDWQNSNVPGICAVGDVTGREELTPVAVAAGRHLADRLFGGQPESRLDYENVPSVVFAEPPMAKVGLTEAQARELYGDRLRVYRSRFTPMQWALTGHGIKTIMKVLCAGDDERVVGIHVLGAGADEMLQGFAVAMRIGLRKRDMDNTVAIHPSSAEELVLMS; encoded by the coding sequence ATGGCCGATAGCTTCGATCTAATCGTACTAGGCGGGGGGTCGGGCGGATTGGCCGTGGCGGTCCGCGCTGCGCGTCATGGCGCACGCGTGGCGATGCTCGAGCCGGGCGCACTCGGTGGTACCTGTGTCAATGTCGGCTGTGTACCCAAGAAGGCGCTGTGGTATGCCGCGCAACTGGCGCACGAACAGCGGCTGGCGGTGGACTACGGCTTTGCTTGCACCCCGGGGCCACTCGATTGGGAGCACTTCCGGCAGCTACGCCAGAACTATATCGATGGTATTCGCCATCGCTATGCCGCTCGCCTCGCCGACGCAGGTATCCAGCTGCTCGCCGAAAGCGGTCGCTTCGTATCGGCCGATACGGTGGCCACATCCAGCGGCAATGAGCTGCGCGCCACGCAGATTGTCATAGCGACCGGCGCGCGCCCCCGACGGCTGGAAGTGTCAGGCTTCGACTTGGGGTTGGTGTCTGACGACATCTTTGCGTTGCGAACCTTGCCGCGTCGTATCGCCGTGATTGGAGGTGGCTACATCGCGGTGGAGTTCGCCGGTCTGTTGTGTGCATTGGGCAGCGAAGTCAGCTTGCATGTACGCAGCAGCCTGCTCACGGGTTTTGATGCCGAACTGGTTGATGCTCTGGAACAGCGCATGCTTGGACAAGGCATTGCCATCACTCATGGGGTGCACGTTGCAGGTCTGCACCGTGCGAACGACGGCATCGTGTTGGACGATGCCGTCAATGGTGAGTGTGGCCCCTATGACGCGGTGCTCTGGGCCGTGGGGCGAGTGCCCAATAGTGAACGTCTCGATCTGGACGCTGCGGGGGTGCGTGTCGACGACGAAGGCCACGTAATCGCCGATGACTGGCAGAACAGCAATGTTCCCGGTATCTGCGCGGTGGGCGACGTCACCGGTCGCGAGGAGCTCACGCCGGTGGCGGTAGCGGCAGGGCGCCACCTGGCGGATCGCCTGTTCGGCGGACAGCCTGAGAGCCGGCTTGATTACGAGAACGTGCCGAGCGTGGTGTTTGCCGAGCCGCCCATGGCCAAGGTGGGCCTGACCGAAGCGCAGGCACGTGAGCTCTATGGTGATCGGTTGCGTGTTTATCGCAGTCGCTTCACGCCGATGCAATGGGCGCTGACGGGACACGGCATCAAGACCATCATGAAGGTCCTCTGCGCCGGCGACGACGAGCGCGTCGTCGGCATTCACGTGTTGGGTGCTGGTGCGGATGAGATGCTCCAGGGCTTTGCCGTAGCGATGCGGATAGGGCTGCGCAAGCGCGACATGGACAACACGGTCGCCATCCATCCCAGCTCCGCCGAAGAGCTGGTGCTGATGTCCTGA
- a CDS encoding NAD(P)/FAD-dependent oxidoreductase has product MDASRSDVLILGGGVIGLASAYYLLKSGATVRILEQGTPGCGSSHGNCGTITPSHAAPLAMPGALGVALRSMLRSDAPLYLNPRFDGPRLRWMLGFARHCNWRDFERAARARAAILNRSRTLLPALIHDEGLDCEFREGGVLYVYRTPQALQGDEKHHARVLDQLGVEVQRLRGDEVEAMEPALKPGVAGGLFHPGDARLRPDLYVAELARRVLELGGSIETGARIDHLGTRDGSIDFVRTTRGVFRGDRVVMALGAWSPLLGKQLGLQLPMQPGKGYSLTYTRPVHAPRHALVLREAAVCVTTWDSGYRLGSTMEFSGYSEGLNRTRLEALRRGAAQGLHEPEGPQLLEEWWGWRPMSVDEVPIIGPSTRWSNLTLATAHGMLGVSMSAATGELVAGMLGGKGLPIDPAPYAPARFGA; this is encoded by the coding sequence ATGGATGCTTCTCGCAGTGATGTGCTGATTCTTGGCGGCGGCGTCATCGGCCTTGCCAGTGCCTACTACCTGCTGAAGTCCGGAGCCACCGTGCGCATTTTGGAGCAGGGTACCCCGGGCTGCGGCAGTTCGCACGGCAATTGTGGAACGATCACGCCCAGCCATGCTGCGCCCCTGGCGATGCCGGGTGCATTGGGCGTGGCCTTGCGCTCCATGCTTCGATCGGACGCGCCGCTCTACCTCAACCCCCGCTTCGATGGTCCGCGCCTGCGCTGGATGCTGGGCTTCGCCCGGCACTGCAACTGGCGCGACTTTGAGCGGGCGGCCAGGGCACGCGCGGCCATTCTCAATCGTTCCAGGACCCTGCTGCCCGCGCTGATCCATGACGAGGGGCTTGATTGCGAGTTCCGCGAGGGCGGCGTGCTATACGTGTACCGCACGCCGCAGGCGCTGCAAGGCGACGAGAAGCATCATGCCCGGGTACTCGATCAACTCGGCGTCGAAGTGCAGCGTCTGCGTGGCGATGAGGTAGAGGCCATGGAGCCGGCGTTGAAGCCAGGCGTGGCTGGCGGCCTGTTCCATCCAGGCGACGCTCGCCTGCGCCCGGACCTCTATGTTGCGGAACTGGCGCGCCGGGTGCTGGAGCTTGGTGGTTCGATCGAAACGGGTGCGCGCATCGATCACTTGGGCACACGCGACGGCAGCATCGACTTCGTTCGCACGACACGCGGTGTGTTTCGCGGTGACCGCGTGGTGATGGCGCTTGGCGCGTGGTCACCGTTGCTCGGAAAGCAGCTCGGCTTGCAACTGCCGATGCAGCCCGGCAAGGGCTATTCGCTGACCTATACGCGCCCCGTGCATGCGCCGCGCCATGCCTTGGTGCTGCGTGAAGCGGCCGTGTGCGTCACCACCTGGGACAGCGGTTACCGCCTGGGCAGCACCATGGAATTCTCCGGCTATTCCGAAGGGCTCAATCGCACGCGTCTGGAGGCTTTGCGTCGCGGCGCGGCCCAGGGCCTGCACGAGCCGGAAGGGCCGCAACTGCTGGAGGAATGGTGGGGTTGGCGGCCGATGAGCGTGGATGAAGTGCCGATCATCGGTCCGAGTACGCGTTGGTCCAATCTCACTCTGGCGACGGCTCACGGCATGCTCGGCGTAAGCATGTCGGCAGCAACTGGCGAATTGGTGGCGGGGATGCTGGGCGGCAAAGGGCTGCCGATCGATCCCGCGCCTTATGCACCGGCCAGGTTTGGTGCGTAA
- the hutG gene encoding N-formylglutamate deformylase produces the protein MSNYTLHRGTAPLLISLPHDGSAIPAAIADRMLPAARRSVDTDWHVGRLYEPLAKALGASVLRPVASRYVVDLNRPADGQALYPGRRETGLVSTIGFNGEPLYLDGAEPTADEIQRRVNEFWRPYHDALSQELERLRAEHGRVVLWEGHSIRSRVPMLFDGQLPDFNLGTADGASCDNTLQQQLRAALEGQSQYSFVVNGRFKGGYITRHYGRPESGVHAVQLELAQLNYMDEDSFAYDEAKASLLQATMGQLLRLCIE, from the coding sequence ATGAGCAACTACACCCTGCATCGCGGCACTGCGCCGCTGTTGATCAGCCTGCCGCACGACGGCAGTGCCATTCCCGCCGCCATTGCCGACCGCATGCTCCCTGCGGCACGGCGCTCGGTGGACACCGATTGGCATGTTGGTCGCCTGTACGAGCCCTTGGCCAAGGCGCTGGGCGCCAGTGTGTTGAGGCCCGTGGCATCGCGCTATGTGGTCGATCTCAATCGCCCCGCCGACGGTCAGGCGCTGTACCCGGGGCGTCGCGAGACGGGCCTGGTATCCACCATCGGCTTTAACGGCGAGCCGCTTTATCTCGACGGTGCCGAGCCGACGGCCGACGAAATTCAACGGCGGGTAAATGAATTCTGGCGTCCGTACCACGATGCCTTGTCGCAAGAACTTGAAAGGCTACGTGCCGAACACGGCCGCGTGGTGCTGTGGGAGGGGCATTCCATCCGCAGCCGCGTGCCGATGCTGTTCGATGGCCAGCTGCCGGACTTCAACCTGGGTACCGCAGACGGTGCCAGTTGCGACAACACGCTGCAGCAGCAGTTGCGAGCCGCGCTGGAAGGCCAGTCCCAATACAGTTTCGTCGTCAATGGGCGCTTCAAGGGCGGCTATATCACGCGCCATTACGGCCGTCCGGAAAGCGGTGTTCATGCCGTACAGCTGGAGCTTGCTCAGCTCAACTACATGGACGAAGACAGCTTCGCGTATGACGAGGCGAAGGCATCGTTGCTGCAGGCGACCATGGGACAGCTGCTGCGCCTCTGCATCGAGTGA
- a CDS encoding RidA family protein, with product MSDVVRTQQAPAPVGAYPHARRVGDLLFLSGVGPRTPGTNAIPGNVHDAQGTLVDYDIEAQCRQVFANVRAVLEASGARWEHLVDVTVFLTDMARDFATYNRLYAEYFAGVDACRTTLGITALPTPIAIELKCVASLPRSDR from the coding sequence ATGAGCGACGTCGTCCGCACGCAACAGGCACCGGCACCGGTAGGTGCCTACCCGCATGCACGGCGTGTCGGCGACCTGCTGTTTCTGTCCGGCGTGGGGCCGCGCACGCCGGGCACGAACGCCATACCGGGCAACGTCCACGATGCGCAGGGCACGCTGGTCGACTACGACATCGAGGCGCAATGTCGCCAGGTATTCGCGAATGTGCGCGCCGTGCTCGAAGCAAGCGGTGCACGCTGGGAGCATCTGGTCGATGTGACGGTGTTCTTGACGGATATGGCGCGCGACTTCGCTACCTACAACCGGCTCTATGCCGAGTATTTCGCGGGCGTGGACGCCTGTCGCACAACCCTGGGCATCACCGCCCTGCCCACACCCATCGCGATCGAACTGAAGTGCGTGGCATCGCTGCCGCGTAGCGATCGCTGA